TTTTTACCAGATACCTCACCCTTTACAAATGCAAGGTGGATTCCTTTGTCTATCAATGAGGAATAGGCACTAACCTTGAAGCTTCCAAATTTTGTTGGAAGGTTTGTCTCTGTTATTCTTTTTACTAGCTTCTCCTTTTTCCTTCTATGCTCTATAAGGCTTGCAATGGTTATTATTTTAAGGCTATGCTTGTTTGCAAACTCAATAAGTTTAGGAAGCCTTGCCATATGCCCATCCTCATCCATAATCTCGCATATTACAGCAGATGGATAGAGACCAGCAAGCCTTGCCAAATCAAGGGATGCCTCTGTATGCCCAGCACGGACAAGGATGCCACCATCTTTTGCCACTAATGGAAAGATATGGCCTGGCCTTGCCAGGTCATCTGGTTTTGTATTTGTATCTATAATTGCCTTTATTGTCCTTGCCCTATCATAGGCAGAGATGCCCGTTGTTGTTCCGTATTTATAATCGCAGGAGACAGTGAATGCTGTTTTATGGATGTCTTGTGGCTCAGCAACCATAGGATGTAAATTTAATTCACCTGCCCTCTCTTCTGTTATTGAAACACATATAAGCCCCCTTCCATACTTTGCCATAAAATTTATAGAAGATGCGGTTATAAGAGAGGATGGTATAACAAGATCTCCTTCATTCTCTCTATTCTCATCGTCTGTCATAATGAGCATCTTGCCATCCTTTATATCCTTTATTGCATCAGGGATTGTTGAGAACATAATTATAATCTACATCACAAGGCGGATATTTGCAATGTTTTTATTGAAATTTTTTGGAATTTAAGGTATAATCCTTTTTATGGAAAAAGGAATACAAGAGGCATTGTCTATAGTTTCCAAATCTAGGGGCATATCAAAAGATGCCCTTTTACACACTATGCAAGAGGCATTACAAGCCTCTTATAGAAAACGGCTTAATGTAAAGAATGTTAAGGTTGTCTTTAATCCAGACACATTTAATGTAAGGGTATTTGTTGTAAAGGATGTTGTAGAAAATGTTGATGATATAAGGGAGCAAATAACCCTGGAAGAAGCAAGAAAGATTAAAAAGGATGTTAATGTGGGCGATGTTGTTGAAATTGAGGATTCTTCCTCTCAATCAACAAGAATCTCTGCCCAGATAGCAAAGCAGGTTATTATCCAAAGGTTAAGGGAGGCAGAGAGGGATTCTGTTTTTCAGGAATTTAAAAACAAAGAGGGCGAGATTGTAACAGGGCTTATCCGCAAGATATCAGATAATACAGTTTTTATTGATATTGGAAAGGCAGAGGCTGTTCTTCCTGTTAAAGAGCAAATAAGAAAAGAAAAATATAGAATTGGGGAGAGGATAAGGGCTTATGTTATTGGTGTAGAGCAGGGTCTAAAACATCCACAGATAATCATTTCAAGAACACACCCTGGTATTGTAAAAAAGCTGTTTGAGATGGATGTCCCTGAGCTACAGGATGGTTCTATTAAGATAGAAAGGATAGTGAGGGAATCTGGTGTTCGTTCAAAGGTCGTTGTTTCGTCCATTGACAAAAAGATTTCTCCAATAGGAGCATTTGTTGGCGTAAATGCAAGTAGAATCTCTAATCTCCTAAAGGAATTTAAGGGAGAAAAGATAGACATTATTCCATATTCAGACAGTATAAATGAATTTATACAATTAAGCATCCTTCCAGCAAAAGCAAAGGAGGTTATTATTAATGAGAAGGAAAAGGAGGCAGTTATAATTGTTGATAAGGATCAATTATCCCTTGCTATAGGAAGGGATGGTCAGAATATCAGGCTTGCAGCAAAGCTTTGTGGTTTTAAGCTTGATGTAAGGACACAAGAGCAATATGAGGAGGAGAAATCAAAGCTAAATAAAGGCTAAAAATAAAAAAAGAAGTAATAGGCGCCGGAGGGGAGAAGACCTATTACTTCCTTCATCTTTTATATCGGCAAAAATAGAAAAAAACTTAAGGATTTTTTTTAAATGATTAATGTATGTGGAATAACAAAGAGGTTTAAAGATACACTTGCCTTAGACAATATATCCTTTGAGGTAAAAAAGGGTGAAATATTAGGATTCCTTGGTCCAAATGCAGCTGGAAAGACAACAACAATGAGAATCCTTTCCTGTTTTATTGCACCAAATAGCGGAACAGCACAGGTTTGCGGATATGATGTTATGAAACAAAGCCTTATAGTAAGGGAAAACATAGGCTATCTTCCTGAAAATAACCCCCTTTATTTAGATATAGGGGTAAAACAATTCCTTGAATTTGTAGCTTCTATAAGAGGGGTTGATAAAAAAAGGATAGAAGATGTAGGAAATTTATGCAATATCTCCCCTGTGCTTACAAAAAGGATTGGTAATCTATCAAGGGGTTTTAGGCAAAGGGTTGCTCTGACATCTGTTCTCCTCCATAACCCTCCTGTTTTAATCCTTGACGAGCCAACATCTGGATTAGACCCTGTTCAGATTAAAGAGATTCACTCCCTTATTGTAGAGCTTGGAAAGGAAAAGACAATCCTTCTTTCAACCCATATCCTTTCTGAGGTAGAAAAGGTCTGCGATAGGGTAATTATAATTAACAAGGGAAAAATTGTTGCCTCCATTGTCATCAAAGAGCTAGCAGAAGAAAAGAAAAAGCTGGAAGAGATATTTCTTGAGGTAATATCAGAAGACAGATAACAGGAGACATAAATAATTGTAATTATTCACCCCCTCTTTGTGAAACGGAGAATCTTAAGAAAAAGAGAAAAGGAGAATATCATCTTTGTCTAATTAACCATTTATCCACTTTCTCAATCATTCATATAATCTGTCCAATGATTTGGTCATAATTTGAGTTAATCTTTGTTGTCATAATAGAATCTATATAACCACATCGGTTTGCAAATTCTAACCA
This sequence is a window from bacterium. Protein-coding genes within it:
- the nusA gene encoding transcription termination factor NusA; the protein is MEKGIQEALSIVSKSRGISKDALLHTMQEALQASYRKRLNVKNVKVVFNPDTFNVRVFVVKDVVENVDDIREQITLEEARKIKKDVNVGDVVEIEDSSSQSTRISAQIAKQVIIQRLREAERDSVFQEFKNKEGEIVTGLIRKISDNTVFIDIGKAEAVLPVKEQIRKEKYRIGERIRAYVIGVEQGLKHPQIIISRTHPGIVKKLFEMDVPELQDGSIKIERIVRESGVRSKVVVSSIDKKISPIGAFVGVNASRISNLLKEFKGEKIDIIPYSDSINEFIQLSILPAKAKEVIINEKEKEAVIIVDKDQLSLAIGRDGQNIRLAAKLCGFKLDVRTQEQYEEEKSKLNKG
- a CDS encoding ATP-binding cassette domain-containing protein; translation: MINVCGITKRFKDTLALDNISFEVKKGEILGFLGPNAAGKTTTMRILSCFIAPNSGTAQVCGYDVMKQSLIVRENIGYLPENNPLYLDIGVKQFLEFVASIRGVDKKRIEDVGNLCNISPVLTKRIGNLSRGFRQRVALTSVLLHNPPVLILDEPTSGLDPVQIKEIHSLIVELGKEKTILLSTHILSEVEKVCDRVIIINKGKIVASIVIKELAEEKKKLEEIFLEVISEDR
- the ribB gene encoding 3,4-dihydroxy-2-butanone-4-phosphate synthase, producing the protein MFSTIPDAIKDIKDGKMLIMTDDENRENEGDLVIPSSLITASSINFMAKYGRGLICVSITEERAGELNLHPMVAEPQDIHKTAFTVSCDYKYGTTTGISAYDRARTIKAIIDTNTKPDDLARPGHIFPLVAKDGGILVRAGHTEASLDLARLAGLYPSAVICEIMDEDGHMARLPKLIEFANKHSLKIITIASLIEHRRKKEKLVKRITETNLPTKFGSFKVSAYSSLIDKGIHLAFVKGEVSGK